From a single Sporosarcina oncorhynchi genomic region:
- a CDS encoding aspartate aminotransferase family protein, with amino-acid sequence MENVTSPNWQMKDEQYVWHSMKPYNPNATTIIQKSAGAWVTDVDGKRYLDAMSGLWCVNVGYGRKELAKAAYDQLLENAYTPLSIGHIPAIRLSEKISELLGDDYVVFYSNSGSEANETAFKIARQYYEQKGHTNRTKFISRYRAYHGSTMGALAATGQAQRKYKYEPLAPGFIHVAPPDAYRANEDHIAEPASLPSVQAIDNVMTWEMSETIAGVILEPIITGGGVIMPHEDYLRGVKAVCEKHGALLIVDEVICGFGRTGKAFGFQHYGIQPDIVTMAKGLTSAYMPLSATAVRREIYEAFAGNEEYDFFRHVNTFGGSPAACAVALKNIEIMETEDLFTRSAEMGAILQAELQECLKDHPNVGNIRGKGLLIGIELVHDKKSKEPLDVTAVNKIISICKEQGVIIGKNGVTVAGCNNVLTLAPPLILSVAEKELIVEKLTHALHELLPKA; translated from the coding sequence ATGGAAAATGTTACGAGTCCAAACTGGCAAATGAAAGATGAACAATATGTATGGCATTCCATGAAACCGTATAATCCGAATGCCACGACAATCATTCAGAAATCGGCAGGTGCTTGGGTAACAGATGTTGACGGGAAACGTTACTTAGATGCCATGTCCGGTTTATGGTGTGTAAACGTCGGGTACGGTCGAAAAGAACTTGCCAAAGCAGCTTACGATCAATTACTGGAAAATGCCTATACGCCCCTATCCATTGGGCATATTCCAGCCATCCGATTAAGTGAAAAAATTAGCGAATTATTAGGTGATGACTATGTTGTCTTTTACTCGAACAGCGGTTCAGAGGCGAATGAAACAGCCTTTAAAATTGCTCGTCAATACTATGAGCAAAAAGGGCATACAAATCGCACGAAATTCATTTCCCGTTATCGTGCCTACCATGGCAGTACGATGGGTGCATTGGCGGCAACTGGGCAGGCACAACGTAAATATAAATACGAACCGTTAGCACCTGGATTTATTCATGTTGCTCCACCTGACGCCTACCGTGCAAACGAAGATCATATTGCGGAGCCAGCTAGCTTACCTTCTGTTCAGGCGATTGATAATGTCATGACTTGGGAAATGTCCGAGACGATAGCTGGCGTCATACTTGAGCCAATTATCACCGGCGGCGGTGTAATTATGCCGCATGAGGATTACTTGCGCGGGGTAAAAGCGGTTTGTGAAAAGCATGGAGCCCTGCTCATTGTCGACGAAGTCATTTGCGGTTTCGGACGTACTGGCAAAGCATTTGGCTTTCAACACTATGGCATTCAGCCGGATATTGTCACAATGGCAAAAGGCTTAACAAGCGCTTATATGCCACTCTCTGCTACAGCAGTTCGCCGAGAAATTTATGAGGCCTTCGCTGGAAATGAAGAGTACGACTTTTTCCGACATGTCAACACATTTGGTGGCTCTCCAGCGGCCTGTGCAGTTGCCCTCAAAAATATCGAGATTATGGAAACTGAAGATTTATTCACTAGGTCAGCAGAAATGGGTGCTATTCTCCAGGCGGAACTGCAAGAATGCTTAAAAGATCATCCAAATGTCGGCAATATACGTGGTAAAGGCTTATTGATCGGCATAGAGCTTGTCCATGACAAAAAGAGCAAAGAACCACTCGATGTAACTGCGGTGAATAAAATCATTTCTATATGTAAGGAACAAGGCGTCATTATTGGGAAAAATGGTGTAACTGTTGCAGGCTGCAACAATGTGTTAACACTCGCTCCTCCTTTGATTTTATCGGTAGCGGAAAAAGAGTTGATTGTTGAAAAACTGACGCACGCTTTACACGAACTACTACCAAAAGCGTAA